GTCCCGAAATTTGGGACAGGGCGGGACAGGCTCACGAAATATCGTGCTGTCCCAAATTTGTCCCGTATTTGTCCCGCCCTACGGGATCAAATATGGGACAGCCACACCGAATAAAAACGGACACTTATTCAAGGTGGTCCGGGTGGTCCGCCCTAATTCCAACTTATTGCGCGTGTGCGCGTGCGCGCGCGTATGTGTGTGTATTAATTTTTCTGACTATTATGAAAACAGGTCGGACCACCCGGACCACCCTATAAAAATCAATACCTTACAAGGTTTTAGGGCGGGACAAATACGGGACAAATTTGGGCCACCCCCAGACCAGTCCATAAAATCAGTATGTTAGCAGAAAAACAGGGCGGGACAGCGTGAATCCTGCCGTCATCTTCGCAAAGTATGGGGCACTGGTCCCTGCTGATAGCCCGGCCGCTGAGGTCCGGGCCGCCGCCAAGGGCGCTGAGTCCTGCGGCATTACGGGTGCCCCCGTCGTACCGGGGGAGGCTTTTTCCGGGAACGAGTCCCCGGATCCGGGCCTTGCAGGCTGCACTGGCAGCCCGACCGGACGGAATCCCTCACTGGAGGGAAAGCACGGGACACTGGTCCCTGCTGATAGCCCGGCCCCTGAGGTCCGGGCCGCCGCTAAGGGCGCTGAGTCCTGCGGCATTACGGGTGCCCCCGTCGTACCGGGGGAGGCTTTTTCCGGGAACGAGTCCCCGGATCCGGGCCTGGCAGGCTGCACTGGCAGCCCGACCGGACGGAATCCCTCACTGGAGGGAAAGCACGGGACACTGGTCCCTGCTGATAGCCCGGCCCCTGAGGTCCGGGCCGCCGTCAAGGACGCTGAGTCCTGCGGCATTACGGGTGCCCCCGTCGTACCGGGGGAGGCTTTTTCCGGGAACGAGTCCCCGGATCCGGGCCTTGCAGGCTGCACTGGCAGCCCGACCGGACGGAATCCCTCACTGGAGGGACAAATCCATTGGCGGGATTACCCCGCCGTGGTGGCGTTGTCCGAGTTCCTGAGGTCAAAACCTATGGGCATTTCTCTGGCCAGAGATCCGCACTGGCGGATTGTCCTGAAAGCCAGGCCCGCTGTTTCACCGGAGGACTCAGAACGCTGGAAGTTTTTCACCATGGCCGTGGCACTGGTCACGGCTGCCAATCAGGATCTGAAAACCCTGCTGGAAAATGGGGCCATTCGTCTGCCCCCCACGGAAACCAGCGTCTTTGAACCGGCCAAGGTACTACCCGGCCCCCGGCGCTGTACGGGGCGCGGAGGCGCGAAGTTCGTGCACAGTGAAAGTCGAAAACGGAACGGAAAACGGAAAAGTTCGTGATTCCAGTCTGTTTGGGCTGATATCCGTCAGAATGATGACGCTGCTGCACGCCCCAAAAAGCCCGACCATTGGGCTGGCAGACACCCGGCTGAAGAGGCCGGAAGGAGCGCACAAAGGTTCCCGCTTACAGGGGCCTCGCGCAGGTTGTGGGTTTAAAAGTCATGGAAGGAGAAGGGATGGAGGAGACCCCGCCTGAAAGGGAGTTCAAGACCCTGATGGACGTCCTGCGGTTTTTGCAGGGAGAGGGCTTTTCCATCGAAAAGACCAAGCTCTATCAGGATCAGAAGAGCGGGCTGATCCGCTACAAAAAGGGCCAGCCCATTACGGAAACGGAAGTTCTGGCCTATGTGACCAGGGTGGAGCTGGAAAAGACCGATGGCGGCAGCCCYATCACCGCCGCCCGTCAGCTGGAAAAGGACAACGCCGCCAAGCGKGCTCTGGCTCTGGAGCTGATGGCCCAGAAAAGGGAGATGGTGGCCCTTCAGCTGGCACGGGAGAAAAAGAAGCTGGTGGACAGAAACGAGGTGGATCAGATGCTGGTGGGCCTGCTTCAGRTYCTCGACACCTCGGCCAAGCAGCTCATGGACCGCCTCATGCCGGACATCTCCCGCATGGTGGGCGGAGACGGYTCCAAGGCCAACCTTGGCCGGGATCTGCTCCGTCAGGAGTGGGATGCCATGATGCACCGGCTTTCCCGCACGGAAGCCTTTTCCCTGAAGTACGCAGATGATGAAAAGGATTTTTTGGAAGAAGGATGACCCCATGGAAATGCAGCAGCCCATCCCCTCATGGATGCCGGAGACCTACCGCAGCGTCATCCGCCATTCAGGCCACAGCATCCGTTTTCAGCCCCTGCCGGGGGTGCGGCGGGTGATGCGCCGTCCAGCGCCCATGTCCATAGCGGACTGGTCGGAAAAATACCGCTACGTCTCCCTTTCGGCCATCCAAGGCCCGTGGCGGCACGAGAACGCGCCCTGGGCCGAGGGCATCATGGAGATTCTGGATTTTCCCTCTGTGGTGAAGGTGGGGCTGTGCAAGTCCGTGCAGTCCGCAGGAACGGAAACCGCCCTGAACATGGTGGGTTCCCGCATWGATCAGCAGAGCGCCAAGGTGATTTTTGTSTATCCGGACAAGGACACGGGCCGCAATGTCATGAAAAAGCGCATCGTGCCCATGATCCGCCATACCCGGCAGCTTTCCCGGCACCTCACCGGGTATGTGGATGATGTGCAGGGGCTTTCGGTGCAGCTGGCCCATACATGGATCAAGATCGGCTGGTCGGGATCTCCGGCAAGCCTTGCCTCGGAYCCCGCCGACACCGTGGTGCTGGACGAGGTGGACAAGTACATGCCCTTCACCTCCAACAAGGCCGAGGCCGGGCCYATYGAGCTTGCGGAAAAGCGCACCACCACYTTCCGCCGTCTGGGACGGGCGAAGATCTTCATGCTCTCCACGCCCACCACGGAGAACGGCCCCATCTGGAAGTTCATGGAAGAGGAGGCGGAGCTGATCTTTGACTGGCAYGTCCGCTGCCCGGACTGCGGCAGGGAGCAGAAGATGGCCTTCAGCCGCATCCGATGGCCCGAAGGCAGCGCTGCGGAKGCCTCCCGGGTGGARTCCCAGCATCTGGCCTGGTACGAGTGCAGCCACTGCCCCTCCCGCTGGGACGATGAAAAGCGGGACATGGCCGTGCGCCACGGCAGATGGCGCTCCCGAGACAAGGGCCTTTCCATTGCATCCGCCCTGCAATCTTCCCGCCCCAGCCGTGTGGGKGTGCATTTTCCCGGATGGAATTCCCTCTTTGTGACCCTTTCGGAATGYGCGGCCTCCTTTCTCCGGGGGCTTACCAGCAAATCCGCYYTGCGGGATTTCTGGAACAACTACGCCGCCGAACCCTGGAAGATTGTTCTGGAATCCACCTCCGAGGCCGAAGCCCTCAAGGCCCGCTGCTCCCTTGCCCCCGGCATGGTGGCCAATGAGGCCGTGGCCCTCACCTGCGGCATCGATCAGCAGCACGGGGGATTTTTCTGGGTGGTTCGCGCTTGGGACAGGCACTTCAACTCCTGGCTGGTGGAAAGCGGATTCTCGCCGGACGAGGCGGATCTGGATCATCTCTTGTATGAGCGAAGCTGGCCCATCGACGGAGAACCGGGCTTACGGATGAAGATCTGGCGGGCGGCCAGAGATTCCGGCGGCAACGCCTACGACACGGGCCAGACCATGCGGGACGAGGCCTATCTCTGGCTGGACAGCCGATGGGGCCTCTGTCGGGGATGTCAGGTCTGGGTGACCAAGGGCGCATCCACCAGCCTCCCCACCTTCAGCAAGCTGGGAAACCCCCTGCGYCAGACCCGATCCGGCAAGAAGCTGCGCTCCGGCGCGCGCCTCATGCTGCTGGACCCCAACCGGCTCAAGACCTCCTTTTTCGAGCGTCTGGAAAACGCCATTCAGGGCCGTGGCCATGCGGGCTATCTCCATGAGGGCGTGGCCGAAGGATCGGACTATCTGCGCCAGATCACGGCGGAAGAGCTTCGGGAAGAGGCAGGGCGGCAGGTCTGGGTGCAGCTCAGAAAAGACAATCATTTTCTGGATTGTGAGTGCATTGCTCTGGCTCAGGCCCTGTGGGAATGGCCCGGCGGCGGCGTGAACCTCCTTCAGGATCGGGTGAATGTGGTGGAAGAAGCCGCACCGCCTCCGCCCCGGAGACCGAAGGGGGAAAGACCGGAGAAGGGGCGCAAGGTTCCCGGCTGGCGGGACAGGATGTGAGCCATGGAAATTGGTAAGACGGACAGGAAAAAGGAGGCGGCATGAAAACCAGCCCCACGGCCCTTGTGGGCTTAAAGGAAATTTGTGCCTACGCGCGGATGAGTGCGCCGAGGGTGAAGATTGCCATTCAGGAGTATGGATTTCCTGCCCGGCAGATCATCGGAACGGAGTGGCAGTCGGACATGCAGCTGGTGGATGAATGGCGGCGGGAGAGGATTGGGCGGGGGGCAGCGTGAGGGGAAACAGGAAAGAAAGGAGAAGGCCATGAAAACGGAAAATATCTCAGAGGAAATGATCGAAAGACTGTACTGGGCGGCTGTGCATTTCAGGGATTTCATTGCCATGCAGCCCGATGCCAGCCCCGTGATCTGGTGCGGGGACAGGAAAAGCTGGGTGGTGAATATGCCGCACTATAAAAGTGCCTGTGAGGCGGTGAGGGAATTTGAGATGGAGGTTTACGGTAAAAAGCCCAGATTCCGTCTGATATTTATGGGGTCAAAAATTCCTGATTTTGAGAACTCGGAAAAAGAGGATGAACTTTTTCTCAAAAAACTTGAAAGTATGCGCTGGACAGTGCCTTTGGGGGGTGGTTCAAAGGCATGAAAGATGGAAAGGGGCTGATCTCTTTTGTCCTAAAGTCATTGTTGTGGGTCTTGAGGGAAGTGTTTCTTTACTTTACTGTTGAATTTATGAATATCTGAAAATGCTCTGCCTAAGTAGGCCACATTAGGGGGTGGCATTATAAAAACATGGTCTTGAGCTTTACCCCACGATGATATTTGGGCATTTATGTCGATACTCAGGCCTTGATGAAACAAACTCAGGTCTATCAAGCAACCATTCATATAGTTCCAAACATGCCATTCGTGAAGAATAACATGCTCACATTCTACCATGACGTTGCCAACTAATGTGCCGAATGGGATCAGCATGGAAATATAACCAAAAACGATTTCAACTTTGTCTTTTTTTGAAACCAGCTTTTGTTTTTGAAGGTATTTCAATATATTAAACAGGTGTTCGCTATTGCTATGGCACTCGTTCAACTGGAATAAATAACCATTTGAACCAGTGTCTAAATGTAATTCTTGAATTTGATCGATGTAACCTTGAATACTTTTAAGAAGTTCAA
This window of the Desulfobotulus mexicanus genome carries:
- a CDS encoding terminase gpA endonuclease subunit: MEMQQPIPSWMPETYRSVIRHSGHSIRFQPLPGVRRVMRRPAPMSIADWSEKYRYVSLSAIQGPWRHENAPWAEGIMEILDFPSVVKVGLCKSVQSAGTETALNMVGSRIDQQSAKVIFVYPDKDTGRNVMKKRIVPMIRHTRQLSRHLTGYVDDVQGLSVQLAHTWIKIGWSGSPASLASDPADTVVLDEVDKYMPFTSNKAEAGPIELAEKRTTTFRRLGRAKIFMLSTPTTENGPIWKFMEEEAELIFDWHVRCPDCGREQKMAFSRIRWPEGSAAXASRVESQHLAWYECSHCPSRWDDEKRDMAVRHGRWRSRDKGLSIASALQSSRPSRVGVHFPGWNSLFVTLSECAASFLRGLTSKSALRDFWNNYAAEPWKIVLESTSEAEALKARCSLAPGMVANEAVALTCGIDQQHGGFFWVVRAWDRHFNSWLVESGFSPDEADLDHLLYERSWPIDGEPGLRMKIWRAARDSGGNAYDTGQTMRDEAYLWLDSRWGLCRGCQVWVTKGASTSLPTFSKLGNPLRQTRSGKKLRSGARLMLLDPNRLKTSFFERLENAIQGRGHAGYLHEGVAEGSDYLRQITAEELREEAGRQVWVQLRKDNHFLDCECIALAQALWEWPGGGVNLLQDRVNVVEEAAPPPPRRPKGERPEKGRKVPGWRDRM